The Prunus dulcis chromosome 5, ALMONDv2, whole genome shotgun sequence genomic sequence GGTGCTAActggttatttttttataaaattttctgtTGCTTTTATTGTTTGATATATAGATTGCCCTTCTAGACTTGCTTGTGGTGGTGTATATATCTCATCATGGACCCATCCATTATGAAGAAGCTCCTTGAAGACGATGAGGTTCTCTCTGCCGCTGCCAATCTGTAgctttgaatttaaatatgtagctttgaatttaaaatcctgaaaattttattttgtttcaaaatttGTGTAAAGGATGAAACCATGCATTCAGGGGCCGATGTGGAGGCCTTCCAGGCCGCTCTGAACAGGGACATAGAAGGAGATGTGTCTGTTTCGCAGCCGTCTGATTCAGACTCCGGTATCCCTCTTAACCTTCTTTGCAGATTACCCTTTGAACACtttgttaaaatttattaattctGAGAATTAGTTAGCTTTGgtgtttgttttaatttcGGACAGCATGTTTGGTTTGGATGGAACAGCTTAAATTTGTCATTTTGATGCTTGATGTGATTCTTATATCTCTTGGAACGAACATGTGAGGCGTTTTTTGGGTCCTGTTGaccttatatatttttatcttaACAGTGTTGAGCATGTGTTTTTCAGTATGATTTAGAAAGGATAGTAATTGTTCCCATTACTTCTTTTACAAAAATCCCATTGCCATGCTGGAATTAAGTTGGTCGTGAGGCTTTTGCTTATTGTTAAATGGTGTGCTTAAAATCATCCAATCAAAAGGTGAACGAATGAAGATGTAGATTTGCTTTGGATTGTCCAAGATAGCTCTTTTCAATGAAActtcaattaaaaagaaaaccttttAACGAAACCTTGTCATAATGAGAATTAAACTAATCAGTTGATATAATTCGTTCTTTAGTGGCTCCCGAATATCCAAGACCCCTCTAAGTTAAGCTAATTTGAGTGAAAAATAGTGCCTTATGAATGCGTCTTTCTTCCGCACAAAAAAGGTAATGTAGTGAGGAAAAATAACAATCACAAGAAATATTTGACGATGTATTAAGATAACACCACATAGCGTGTCAAATGTTAGTTTGTATTACATCAttataaactaaaataaatttattttgaatagcAGGGTTTGTCATTGTTCGTTGTATCTGTCTTAAATCATACAAGGCTCATATACATGCACTTCaattttctcttatttttttgggtaaaaatgTAGATAATTAACTAACAAGCATAATTTGATGCATTATTCAAACCATGTTTTTCTCATaatttctgttctttttcttttgatgtttCATCGTATTGATATTCTGTGTTTTAGAACTTTCAATATTTCCGTTGACACTAATATTAATGTACCTTGGTCATTAGTTTGTCTCTATTTTGTTCATCCTATTCCAGTTCTACTTACTACACCATCatcagtttttctttttgttgggcATTTTCTGATCCTAGAATATCAGAAGTGATTTGAAATGAATTTTTCATTGAATTGTTCTCTGTCGTAAGATCTATTGTTCATTTCAACCATAACAAGAAACTTCCCCAGAAtgtatgaaaattttgattaactGTTACACCCATAATCTCTTGTTAACTGTCTTGGGGTTTTGCTTATGTTCATACCCAGAACTCATTGTTTATACGTAACATGTGAAACTGAATAGTGCAGCGGTTTTGTCTCAAGGAAGCAATAACACTTCTAGTCAGTCATTACCGCAGTTCCATACTGCTAGTCAGGATGAAAACACAGCTTGTCAAACGCAACATGACAAAAAAATTGCGCAACAGCGAGAAATGCATTCATATGAAATGGAGCTAAAGCAATATGGGTCCGGTGCTGAGAatatacaacaaaaaaaggatgCCTCACATGAATTTAATCAATTTCCTTTGCCCCAGAAGCAACCCCAAGGTGATCTTCAACAAGGGCAGGCAGAGCAGAAACCCCTCCATAAACCTGAAACAGCTGGAATACCGATTTCTGGGAAAATTCCAATCTCAAAACATGAGCAGGACGTAACACCTACTCCAGAAAGCGAATCTCAGTACTTAAAGCTTCAGAAGATGAGTAGTCAACAGGCAATGATCCCGGAGCAGCCAAGCAACCCGATGAATCGCAGTAAACAAGTACCATTTGGCCTGTTACTCCCTGTCTTATTGCCCCAGCTTGATAAAGACAGAGCCATGCAACTTACTACTCTATTTGGTAAACTGAAGGTGGGTCCTACACATAATCATTGTGTTGTgtgttttgttaatttttatgaTTTCTAACTATTTCAACTATTCTAGAACAATGAAATATCAAAGGATGCTTTTGTCCGGCACATTCGAAGTGTTGTTGGGGACCAGATGCTCAAATTGGCAGTAATGAAAGTACAATCACAGGTAAGTATATaatgaatttaatattattttaatagatTAATAATGTACTTATGTCTGAACTAAGCTAAAAACCAGCATATAAAAACCTTGCAGCCTGTTCCTAAACACCAGTTACCACCTCAGGCTTCAGTGCAGCAACAACCTCCTAGGATGCCATCAATTAGTGTAGGTTCTACACCGTTCACTGATCCTCGCTCATTTGCACTTCATCAGAGAGGCGCCAACCCTCCCACAGACCCATCACACATTCCCTCTTCAGCAGTTCAAGTGCAGTCTGATTCAAGCCATTCAGTCATCGAAAACAGTGCTAAAAAACTGCGGGAGGCAGAACGTCCGTCAGACTCTCATGGAATGCAAGTAAGTCAAATGCCTTCTTCTAGTGCGGTAGCTGGCAATCAAGAAAGGGAGCGCTCCTCAGGCCCTCCACAAATCCTTAataagcagcagcagcaacaacagtTGCACTACCCACAATCATCCTTTGCCATGTATGGAAGTACTGGTGGTAATTATCACCCGTATTCAGGGACAAGTATCAATACCTCTACATTGCCTCTCAAGCAGCAACCTCATGATTCACAACTGAGGCAAATTCCACAACATCAAGGCATGGGTTCAACTCAGTCAGGTGGGGAACCACAGGGTGTGAACATCACTAATGTGTCCAAATTGGAGAGGCAAAATTCTCAGAATGACCCTAGTAGACTGCAGGGTGGATCTGTTTCTCACTTtacaaataattcaaatttacAACAGAATTCAGTTCCTTGGCAGTCCTCAAATAAGGAGCAGAATCCCGGTCCTGTGTCATCAATGTCTTATGTAAAACAGGAACCAATTGATCAGACTGCTGAGCAGCAGCAGAAGCCCCCATTATCTAATCAACAAGGACTGccttctgcttctgctgctCAACTTGAGCAGGGGAGTGCGTTACCTGGAATTTCAACAGATGAGTCTATAGAGAAGCAATCTTCAAGAATGGGATTTGCAACATCTGGCATGGTGACTTCATCTTCTACAGGCACAGTGCCCCCAAATTCTGTTTCTCCTTCCATAATGACGCAAGTTGATACTAATGTCTCGGTACTTCCATTCTTTTCATTTATGCTTCTTTGCTACATATGCATTTGTTAGGTTGTGATGCAGACTTCCTTGCTTTTATTGATGTGTTTTTGTGTAAAGTAGTACTCTATTGAGAATATGAACTCATGTCTTAGCaggaattttctttcaaaatttgttttggatATAGACCTGTGCATTCATATCTTAGTTTTAGTTTGTGAATTGAAGTGCGaaaatttagtttttaaatataagaaaatatagaGGCCAATGGTTCAAGGGAATTTTGATCCATATATAAACTGAAATTAGTCACATATATGATGTAAATTAGGAAAACAAAGACATTAGTTTATACAGGGAAAGATTACTTCCAGCATATACATGCGTAGAATTATTATATGTTAGGGATCTCCTTATTGTTAGAACAGTGTGCACATCCTTCATAGGGCTACCAAACAATGTATTTCAATGATCAGAACTGTGCGCAAAATTTTTTGTCTAAATCCGAAGTTGTTTAGTCATCTAAAAcgtgcccaaaaaaaaaaaaaaaaaaaaaccgaagtttgctaaataaaactgaaatgaAAATGTGGATAATAAAATGGCTAAACAATTTCCGGTTTAGCTGATTTTTTGCATGGATAAACAAGAGGCCTTCTTGTAAGGAAAATAGGGTATCCTTACTATAGAAAgcctatatgtatatatatagatgttATTCtcgaaaagaaaattataggGGCACCCTTGTAGAGCCTAGTATGCATTGCAGTTTAATGATCCGAACCGTCAGTTTCTAGGTATGACCTCTAAGATCATCTCTAAAAAAATCACCCAAATCGGTGAATATTTTAACCATTTGATTAAATCATAGTAATTTTAGTGTGTTTTCCGAAATACcgtgttatttttatttcttgacAATTAGAT encodes the following:
- the LOC117627730 gene encoding transcription initiation factor TFIID subunit 4b-like isoform X2, translating into MDPSIMKKLLEDDEDETMHSGADVEAFQAALNRDIEGDVSVSQPSDSDSAVLSQGSNNTSSQSLPQFHTASQDENTACQTQHDKKIAQQREMHSYEMELKQYGSGAENIQQKKDASHEFNQFPLPQKQPQGDLQQGQAEQKPLHKPETAGIPISGKIPISKHEQDVTPTPESESQYLKLQKMSSQQAMIPEQPSNPMNRSKQVPFGLLLPVLLPQLDKDRAMQLTTLFGKLKNNEISKDAFVRHIRSVVGDQMLKLAVMKVQSQPVPKHQLPPQASVQQQPPRMPSISVGSTPFTDPRSFALHQRGANPPTDPSHIPSSAVQVQSDSSHSVIENSAKKLREAERPSDSHGMQVSQMPSSSAVAGNQERERSSGPPQILNKQQQQQQLHYPQSSFAMYGSTGGNYHPYSGTSINTSTLPLKQQPHDSQLRQIPQHQGMGSTQSGGEPQGVNITNVSKLERQNSQNDPSRLQGGSVSHFTNNSNLQQNSVPWQSSNKEQNPGPVSSMSYVKQEPIDQTAEQQQKPPLSNQQGLPSASAAQLEQGSALPGISTDESIEKQSSRMGFATSGMVTSSSTGTVPPNSVSPSIMTQVDTNVSLGHRIPSGTSPAGISNRAPPKKPSIGQKKPLEVPGSSPPPSSKKQKLSGNFLDQSIEQLNDVTAVSGVNLREEEEQLFSGPKEDSRASEASRKFVQEEEERLILQKAPLQKKLAEIMVKCGLKSISNDVERCLSLCVEERMRGLINNLIRLSKQRVDAEKPRHHTITTSDVRQQVMNLNQNAREEFEKKQAEAEKLRRLNEPEVNNGVDGDKDKDDGRSKSFKPNKEEDDKMRTTAANVAARAAVGGDDMLSKWQLMAEQARQKREGGVDVASGSQPGKDVNRKPTSTAGRIMKDNQEAEKRGGGTPVAAAGTFRKCGRNQVITPQTRVARSISVKDVIAVLEREPQMSRSTMIYRLFERIQSDTTGE
- the LOC117627730 gene encoding transcription initiation factor TFIID subunit 4b-like isoform X1 translates to MDPSIMKKLLEDDEDETMHSGADVEAFQAALNRDIEGDVSVSQPSDSDSAVLSQGSNNTSSQSLPQFHTASQDENTACQTQHDKKIAQQREMHSYEMELKQYGSGAENIQQKKDASHEFNQFPLPQKQPQGDLQQGQAEQKPLHKPETAGIPISGKIPISKHEQDVTPTPESESQYLKLQKMSSQQAMIPEQPSNPMNRSKQVPFGLLLPVLLPQLDKDRAMQLTTLFGKLKNNEISKDAFVRHIRSVVGDQMLKLAVMKVQSQPVPKHQLPPQASVQQQPPRMPSISVGSTPFTDPRSFALHQRGANPPTDPSHIPSSAVQVQSDSSHSVIENSAKKLREAERPSDSHGMQVSQMPSSSAVAGNQERERSSGPPQILNKQQQQQQLHYPQSSFAMYGSTGGNYHPYSGTSINTSTLPLKQQPHDSQLRQIPQHQGMGSTQSGGEPQGVNITNVSKLERQNSQNDPSRLQGGSVSHFTNNSNLQQNSVPWQSSNKEQNPGPVSSMSYVKQEPIDQTAEQQQKPPLSNQQGLPSASAAQLEQGSALPGISTDESIEKQSSRMGFATSGMVTSSSTGTVPPNSVSPSIMTQVDTNVSLGHRIPSGTSPAGISNRAPPKKPSIGQKKPLEVPGSSPPPSSKKQKLSGNFLDQSIEQLNDVTAVSGVNLREEEEQLFSGPKEDSRASEASRKFVQEEEERLILQKAPLQKKLAEITVVKCGLKSISNDVERCLSLCVEERMRGLINNLIRLSKQRVDAEKPRHHTITTSDVRQQVMNLNQNAREEFEKKQAEAEKLRRLNEPEVNNGVDGDKDKDDGRSKSFKPNKEEDDKMRTTAANVAARAAVGGDDMLSKWQLMAEQARQKREGGVDVASGSQPGKDVNRKPTSTAGRIMKDNQEAEKRGGGTPVAAAGTFRKCGRNQVITPQTRVARSISVKDVIAVLEREPQMSRSTMIYRLFERIQSDTTGE
- the LOC117627730 gene encoding transcription initiation factor TFIID subunit 4b-like isoform X3; this translates as MHSYEMELKQYGSGAENIQQKKDASHEFNQFPLPQKQPQGDLQQGQAEQKPLHKPETAGIPISGKIPISKHEQDVTPTPESESQYLKLQKMSSQQAMIPEQPSNPMNRSKQVPFGLLLPVLLPQLDKDRAMQLTTLFGKLKNNEISKDAFVRHIRSVVGDQMLKLAVMKVQSQPVPKHQLPPQASVQQQPPRMPSISVGSTPFTDPRSFALHQRGANPPTDPSHIPSSAVQVQSDSSHSVIENSAKKLREAERPSDSHGMQVSQMPSSSAVAGNQERERSSGPPQILNKQQQQQQLHYPQSSFAMYGSTGGNYHPYSGTSINTSTLPLKQQPHDSQLRQIPQHQGMGSTQSGGEPQGVNITNVSKLERQNSQNDPSRLQGGSVSHFTNNSNLQQNSVPWQSSNKEQNPGPVSSMSYVKQEPIDQTAEQQQKPPLSNQQGLPSASAAQLEQGSALPGISTDESIEKQSSRMGFATSGMVTSSSTGTVPPNSVSPSIMTQVDTNVSLGHRIPSGTSPAGISNRAPPKKPSIGQKKPLEVPGSSPPPSSKKQKLSGNFLDQSIEQLNDVTAVSGVNLREEEEQLFSGPKEDSRASEASRKFVQEEEERLILQKAPLQKKLAEITVVKCGLKSISNDVERCLSLCVEERMRGLINNLIRLSKQRVDAEKPRHHTITTSDVRQQVMNLNQNAREEFEKKQAEAEKLRRLNEPEVNNGVDGDKDKDDGRSKSFKPNKEEDDKMRTTAANVAARAAVGGDDMLSKWQLMAEQARQKREGGVDVASGSQPGKDVNRKPTSTAGRIMKDNQEAEKRGGGTPVAAAGTFRKCGRNQVITPQTRVARSISVKDVIAVLEREPQMSRSTMIYRLFERIQSDTTGE